A part of Ignavibacteriota bacterium genomic DNA contains:
- a CDS encoding PAS domain S-box protein, whose protein sequence is MVFPSTQVIGRTPDFLAAPGMNDLAQLPAIHARAFHGEPQTIEFWGRRADGTAFPKEVTLSPGTYFGQKVVIAVARDVTGRKEREQELRATAQLLREREAYLKAIIENSLGSIWAIDREYNILYVNELFAREYLKTFGVQLRVGVNILELLPAPLRETWRQRYERAINNEHFVFEDKVEFGGAGIYIEVAVNPIVVDGQVVGASFYGSDITGQTLAKGRLRHETRLRELLIELSTGFINQPLHTLGATIQGSLAKLGEFVGADRAYVFGFDRAAYSGNNTFEWCREGITPQIGILQQVPFSVVDPWVQALDRGEIVHVPFATDLPPGSQRDLLASQDIKSLLNIPLMRGGACIGFVGFDSVRTPHTYSRDEQMLLHVYAEMLVNVLDRQDAGRSCARARRSTTASSRSSG, encoded by the coding sequence ATGGTATTCCCGAGCACACAGGTCATCGGTCGCACACCGGACTTCCTTGCCGCGCCCGGCATGAACGACCTCGCCCAGCTCCCGGCCATCCATGCGCGGGCGTTCCATGGCGAACCACAGACGATCGAGTTCTGGGGCCGAAGGGCCGATGGTACCGCATTCCCGAAAGAAGTGACGCTCTCTCCCGGGACCTACTTCGGCCAGAAGGTCGTCATCGCGGTTGCGCGCGATGTCACGGGGCGTAAGGAGCGCGAACAGGAACTCCGCGCGACGGCCCAGCTCCTCCGGGAGCGCGAAGCATATTTGAAAGCGATCATCGAGAATTCGCTCGGCAGCATCTGGGCGATCGACCGGGAGTACAACATCCTGTACGTCAATGAACTCTTCGCCCGGGAATATCTCAAGACATTCGGTGTGCAACTCCGGGTCGGTGTGAATATCCTCGAGCTCTTGCCTGCCCCGTTGCGCGAGACCTGGAGGCAACGCTATGAACGGGCGATCAACAACGAGCATTTCGTCTTCGAAGATAAGGTCGAATTCGGGGGCGCAGGGATCTACATCGAGGTGGCCGTCAATCCGATCGTTGTCGATGGCCAGGTCGTCGGCGCGTCATTCTACGGCAGCGACATTACCGGGCAGACGCTGGCAAAGGGGCGTCTCCGTCACGAGACCCGGCTCCGTGAATTGCTGATCGAGCTTTCGACAGGTTTCATCAATCAGCCGTTGCACACGCTCGGCGCCACGATACAGGGTTCTCTTGCGAAGCTGGGGGAGTTTGTGGGCGCTGATCGCGCCTATGTGTTCGGATTCGATCGTGCCGCCTATTCCGGCAACAATACCTTCGAATGGTGCAGAGAGGGGATCACCCCCCAGATCGGCATACTGCAGCAGGTGCCGTTCAGCGTGGTCGATCCCTGGGTGCAGGCCCTTGACCGTGGCGAGATCGTGCATGTGCCGTTCGCCACGGACCTCCCGCCGGGCAGCCAGAGGGATCTCCTTGCGTCACAGGACATCAAGAGTCTCCTGAATATCCCGCTGATGAGGGGGGGCGCGTGCATCGGCTTCGTGGGTTTTGATTCGGTGCGGACGCCTCATACGTACTCCCGGGACGAGCAGATGCTCCTGCATGTCTATGCGGAGATGCTGGTGAACGTTCTGGATCGGCAGGACGCGGGAAGATCCTGCGCGAGAGCGAGGAGAAGCACCACAGCCTCTTCTCGCTCCTCCGGCTGA
- a CDS encoding sensor histidine kinase, translated as MPSVGRDGGEILIRITRDVGLVTLTMTDDGIGLPGVADRPASEGFGLFLVNVLSEQLGGKFVMESGGGDESVLTFSC; from the coding sequence ATGCCTTCCGTGGGACGCGATGGCGGTGAGATCCTTATCCGTATCACGCGGGATGTCGGCCTGGTGACGCTCACCATGACGGACGATGGCATCGGCCTTCCCGGAGTCGCCGATCGCCCCGCGTCGGAAGGGTTCGGACTCTTCCTCGTCAACGTCCTCAGCGAGCAACTGGGAGGGAAGTTCGTCATGGAAAGCGGTGGAGGGGACGAAAGCGTGCTGACATTCAGCTGTTGA